A genomic region of Providencia sp. R33 contains the following coding sequences:
- the rfaH gene encoding transcription/translation regulatory transformer protein RfaH, whose translation MEKWYLLYCKRDQVLRAIEHLERQGVSAHNPTYKTEKMVRNRRKTVMEPLFPNYLFVKFDYEVIHFSTINSTRGVSHFVRFGQSPVIVPNEVIATIVVPDFVKELSDNLPQKGDEVVITDGIFAGIQAIYNEPDGEARSVLLLNILNREVPKVVDNRSFETIK comes from the coding sequence ATGGAAAAATGGTATTTGTTGTATTGTAAACGTGACCAAGTTTTACGCGCCATTGAACATCTTGAACGTCAAGGGGTGAGCGCGCATAACCCCACGTATAAAACTGAAAAAATGGTAAGAAATCGCCGTAAGACTGTGATGGAGCCGTTATTCCCCAACTATTTGTTTGTGAAGTTCGATTACGAAGTGATCCATTTTTCGACCATTAACTCAACACGCGGTGTGAGTCACTTTGTGCGTTTTGGTCAGAGTCCCGTGATTGTCCCCAATGAAGTGATTGCAACAATAGTTGTTCCTGATTTCGTTAAAGAGTTGAGTGATAACTTGCCACAAAAAGGGGATGAAGTAGTGATTACAGACGGTATTTTTGCGGGAATTCAAGCGATTTATAACGAGCCAGATGGTGAGGCGCGTTCCGTCTTATTACTGAATATTCTCAATAGAGAAGTTCCCAAAGTTGTCGATAACCGCAGCTTTGAAACTATTAAATAA
- a CDS encoding TrbI/VirB10 family protein: protein MANINVRAKRKQTALFVLLALGLSGIGGAAWYMSLPSKPKTATKPVRPAPNMTGVVTSSFDKNVGKSAMADLQSTASQMDKQMKQVNARIAKLEQENKAYRDKIEQQDKDLIALQDDMTTMGSNLIHGESSNGVPQPQQLPVGTLPTPNVQANQPIIPPPTAFYQGGQYPVGQPQINVNPVLKQGLSSMTIEYEDEQENTDLPDLPYIPSGSFAKAMVIEGADANASVTGNSNPSPMQFRLTGKLIMPNDEEYDLSGCAVTAGVYGDISSERGLVRTDRLSCKLFGHTVDIPFKGHVSFMGKNGIKGEPVIRNGQLVGYAFAGGFIEALGSGISQVGSTSVGMGASNTTTFGDAARGGVGGGVQQSGKMVSEYLIKRAEQYHPVIPIGAGIEITVVFQEGFQLKFVEQMKKAKSEKQGNDSLQSSINQGITVSKQALERISLGDTIPMENAPQ from the coding sequence ATGGCAAATATTAATGTCCGAGCAAAGCGAAAACAAACGGCACTTTTTGTATTACTGGCCCTAGGTTTATCGGGTATAGGTGGCGCTGCGTGGTACATGAGCTTACCATCAAAACCCAAAACGGCCACGAAACCCGTGCGTCCTGCACCGAATATGACGGGGGTCGTCACCTCCTCATTTGATAAGAATGTCGGAAAATCGGCCATGGCCGACTTGCAATCCACAGCATCTCAAATGGATAAGCAAATGAAACAGGTCAATGCGCGTATCGCTAAGCTAGAGCAAGAAAACAAAGCGTACCGCGATAAAATCGAGCAGCAAGATAAAGACTTAATCGCACTGCAAGACGATATGACCACTATGGGAAGCAATTTGATACACGGTGAGTCAAGTAATGGTGTGCCACAACCGCAGCAATTGCCTGTAGGCACCTTACCGACGCCTAACGTTCAAGCCAACCAACCGATTATTCCGCCGCCAACGGCCTTTTATCAAGGCGGGCAATACCCTGTCGGGCAACCGCAAATTAATGTCAATCCGGTATTAAAGCAAGGTTTATCCTCGATGACGATTGAGTATGAGGATGAGCAAGAAAATACCGATTTGCCCGACTTACCCTACATCCCGTCAGGGAGTTTCGCTAAAGCCATGGTGATTGAAGGGGCCGATGCAAATGCTTCCGTGACGGGAAACAGTAATCCTTCCCCGATGCAATTTCGGTTAACGGGAAAACTCATCATGCCAAATGATGAAGAGTATGACTTAAGTGGTTGTGCGGTGACGGCGGGGGTGTATGGGGATATTTCCAGTGAGCGCGGATTAGTTCGCACTGACCGACTCTCTTGCAAACTGTTTGGTCATACCGTCGATATTCCCTTTAAAGGGCATGTCTCTTTTATGGGTAAAAACGGGATTAAAGGGGAGCCTGTCATCCGAAATGGCCAATTAGTGGGTTATGCCTTTGCAGGCGGATTTATTGAAGCATTAGGCTCAGGTATTTCTCAAGTGGGTTCAACCTCTGTGGGAATGGGAGCCAGTAACACCACCACGTTTGGTGATGCAGCTCGTGGTGGTGTCGGAGGTGGGGTGCAACAATCCGGTAAAATGGTTTCAGAATATTTGATTAAACGTGCTGAGCAATATCATCCCGTTATTCCGATTGGGGCAGGCATTGAAATTACCGTGGTTTTCCAAGAAGGTTTTCAGTTGAAGTTCGTTGAACAAATGAAGAAAGCTAAATCGGAAAAACAAGGCAATGACTCACTGCAGAGTTCCATTAACCAAGGTATTACCGTTTCAAAACAAGCCTTAGAGCGGATTTCTTTAGGGGATACTATCCCGATGGAGAATGCCCCGCAGTAA
- a CDS encoding TraK domain-containing protein produces the protein MKKKSNPIKLLCLALAFCGFASTIHAEPMAQLPTQIPVSPDSQIKVNFSNSEPNMLVVPGDRIVAIDSAQGMFINGNQKGATGVSNGGVVLMTAQTKPFTFFVRTAGGLTVSVVAVPQKRDGRVLQLISNQPAQSAVAKRWERALPYPRVLVEIHKALLNQQTPNGFILAPVTALPSFQLPSAYRVTANKMWNGGELRVYQLDVMNTSSVSQPLSERLFNQHAVRSVVIYPYSDTVLAGATATVWLTVSNEVENGKY, from the coding sequence ATGAAGAAAAAAAGTAACCCAATAAAGCTTCTTTGTCTCGCATTAGCATTTTGTGGTTTTGCGTCAACGATACATGCCGAACCTATGGCTCAGTTGCCAACTCAAATCCCCGTGTCACCCGATTCTCAAATTAAAGTAAATTTCAGTAACAGTGAACCGAATATGTTGGTTGTACCAGGGGATCGTATTGTGGCCATCGATAGTGCACAAGGGATGTTTATCAACGGTAATCAAAAAGGAGCGACAGGCGTTTCGAATGGCGGCGTGGTATTAATGACGGCACAAACCAAGCCGTTTACCTTTTTCGTCAGAACCGCAGGGGGCTTAACGGTGTCGGTTGTCGCAGTTCCACAAAAACGCGATGGTCGTGTACTGCAACTGATATCCAATCAACCGGCACAAAGTGCCGTAGCAAAACGCTGGGAACGCGCTTTACCGTATCCGCGCGTCTTAGTTGAAATCCATAAAGCGTTACTGAATCAACAAACACCGAATGGGTTTATTTTAGCGCCTGTAACGGCCTTACCGTCATTCCAATTACCGTCAGCTTATCGGGTGACGGCAAACAAAATGTGGAATGGGGGTGAGTTGCGGGTATACCAACTGGATGTGATGAACACCAGTTCAGTCTCACAACCGTTAAGTGAGCGATTGTTCAATCAGCACGCTGTTCGCTCAGTCGTTATCTATCCGTATAGCGATACTGTGTTAGCAGGTGCCACGGCAACGGTCTGGTTAACCGTCAGTAATGAGGTTGAAAATGGCAAATATTAA
- the traE gene encoding type IV conjugative transfer system protein TraE, with the protein MKLSAAKSATKYTSILFITLTFMLGLSLTGNIFAWLRLDDLLNSRQETYIPMFFDTPFTLTRSHADANYLESVAQSLLFLRYNVSPESVKANHQSLLRYVAKESRPEMQDVLAVEAKEIINNNVTSAFYMTKLEVYPSDGIIDIQGELKTWIGKRESLPEYKKLRLHIKYANGISEVISFEDIIDEEKK; encoded by the coding sequence ATGAAACTGAGCGCAGCTAAATCCGCCACGAAATACACCTCGATACTGTTTATTACACTGACCTTTATGTTAGGCCTCAGTTTGACAGGTAATATTTTCGCGTGGCTGAGATTAGATGACTTACTCAATAGTCGACAAGAAACCTATATCCCGATGTTCTTTGATACACCATTTACCTTAACTCGCTCACATGCGGATGCGAACTACCTTGAATCCGTCGCACAATCATTACTTTTTCTACGCTATAACGTCAGTCCCGAATCGGTCAAAGCAAACCATCAATCTTTATTACGGTATGTGGCAAAAGAATCACGTCCCGAAATGCAAGATGTGTTAGCGGTCGAAGCCAAAGAAATTATCAATAACAACGTCACCTCTGCCTTTTACATGACCAAACTGGAGGTCTACCCCTCTGACGGCATTATTGATATTCAAGGTGAGCTGAAAACGTGGATAGGTAAGCGTGAATCGTTGCCTGAATATAAGAAATTGCGGTTGCATATCAAGTATGCCAATGGAATTAGTGAAGTGATCAGCTTTGAGGACATCATTGATGAAGAAAAAAAGTAA
- the traL gene encoding type IV conjugative transfer system protein TraL, whose translation MMEDERAQRFIFPQTLTEQGGILPLPNDETAVLLGPMTWGFYDGHYMTGLVVGTLLWYALRYFKKGRGSQWLLNACYWYLPAYCFKSIYKSLPDSAFRLYLK comes from the coding sequence ATGATGGAAGACGAACGTGCACAGCGTTTCATTTTCCCTCAGACATTAACCGAGCAAGGCGGTATTCTCCCATTACCCAATGATGAAACCGCCGTTCTACTAGGCCCCATGACATGGGGCTTTTATGACGGACATTACATGACTGGCCTGGTGGTTGGTACGTTGCTCTGGTATGCCCTGAGGTACTTCAAAAAAGGGCGGGGAAGTCAGTGGTTACTCAATGCGTGTTACTGGTACTTACCCGCTTACTGTTTCAAAAGCATTTATAAATCTCTCCCTGACTCTGCGTTCAGACTTTATTTAAAATAA
- a CDS encoding type IV conjugative transfer system pilin TraA, which produces MSQIAIDSPVTKRKGIFARAWASLNSKAAKSLYKYVAAPLILWMAARGFAQAEDLAKAGAGDAGDTFGEGSSVMYYIMIGEAVLVFLAFMRAQNPALLLLIPVFIVGTKIVFGLIEAPTGG; this is translated from the coding sequence ATGAGTCAAATTGCTATTGATTCACCAGTCACTAAGCGCAAGGGTATTTTTGCACGTGCTTGGGCTTCATTGAACTCCAAAGCGGCAAAATCGCTGTATAAATATGTCGCTGCACCGTTAATCTTATGGATGGCGGCACGTGGTTTTGCGCAAGCAGAAGACTTGGCGAAAGCGGGGGCAGGCGACGCTGGTGACACCTTCGGTGAAGGGTCATCCGTGATGTATTACATCATGATTGGTGAAGCGGTTCTGGTTTTCTTAGCGTTTATGCGAGCACAAAACCCAGCGTTACTCCTGTTAATTCCTGTCTTTATTGTGGGAACCAAAATCGTCTTTGGTTTAATCGAAGCACCTACAGGCGGTTGA
- a CDS encoding TraY domain-containing protein, with the protein MKEKEYKSVTISVPISAETNRLLTESAKRARRSKKVEAVLRLSDHLRLVEHLEGHYQELLIKY; encoded by the coding sequence ATGAAAGAAAAAGAATATAAGTCGGTCACAATAAGTGTGCCGATTAGTGCTGAAACAAATCGTTTATTAACAGAATCCGCCAAACGAGCACGACGCTCTAAAAAAGTCGAAGCCGTTTTACGATTATCTGATCATCTACGACTTGTTGAACATTTAGAAGGACATTACCAAGAGTTATTAATTAAATATTAA
- a CDS encoding relaxosome protein TraM, whose protein sequence is MARQNVYMSQKVYDAIRTIVDERRADGASHADANMSSVCSEMLDIGVRVTMNLKKKAEETDDDGMTWEELYKKQILEDSTKTRQCIQMIFQMLFNINEIKEDSRYDFREGISEMKKETEKLIEQFFDINDK, encoded by the coding sequence ATGGCAAGACAAAACGTATATATGTCACAAAAAGTTTATGATGCAATTAGAACTATTGTTGATGAACGGCGAGCTGATGGGGCAAGTCATGCAGACGCAAATATGTCGAGCGTTTGTTCTGAAATGTTGGATATTGGTGTTCGAGTGACAATGAATTTAAAAAAGAAGGCTGAAGAAACTGATGATGATGGAATGACATGGGAAGAGCTTTATAAGAAGCAAATATTAGAAGATTCAACCAAGACACGACAATGCATTCAAATGATTTTTCAGATGTTATTTAATATTAATGAAATAAAAGAAGATAGTCGCTATGATTTTAGGGAAGGAATTTCAGAGATGAAAAAGGAGACTGAAAAGCTGATTGAGCAATTTTTTGATATTAACGATAAGTGA
- a CDS encoding transglycosylase SLT domain-containing protein — translation MRMIFILIALIFSPFSFSFDCYDKAGKDYKIDPDLLRAVAFRESSFQPNAINQASSTRYAIGLMQIHSQNFNELAQYGITENHLRQDPCMNIYTGAFYLAKFIRIQGDIWKGVGAYNAGLKKSAVQEQKRNQYALEVYHIYLNIKQNK, via the coding sequence ATGCGAATGATCTTTATTCTCATTGCATTAATTTTTTCACCATTTTCATTTTCGTTCGATTGCTATGATAAAGCAGGAAAAGATTATAAAATAGACCCTGATTTATTACGGGCGGTTGCCTTTCGTGAAAGTTCATTCCAACCGAATGCGATTAATCAAGCATCCTCGACACGATACGCTATTGGATTAATGCAAATTCATTCGCAAAACTTTAATGAGTTAGCGCAGTATGGCATTACCGAAAATCATTTAAGGCAAGATCCATGCATGAATATTTACACGGGGGCATTTTATCTGGCGAAGTTTATTCGAATACAAGGGGATATCTGGAAAGGGGTTGGCGCATATAATGCAGGGTTAAAAAAATCTGCGGTTCAAGAGCAAAAAAGAAATCAATACGCGCTTGAGGTCTATCACATTTATCTCAATATTAAACAAAATAAATAA
- a CDS encoding LPD29 domain-containing protein: protein MEQQTLLSVGQVVYTNLYNHGLGVITQIHGEQRPDTVTNLCNVIVSGGNAEFDIVFYNGDKSNRLPESILRGGIQWEVKNEFVDNETIESLIKQSEKFEQTEKAEEEKKQTEFNQGVEFQKNNNQYSHLTQITSNLDNEVKIVGKNIRAELKKHFPNTKFSVRKQYYSSYYVSWTDGPTVDEVDSIVKKYKTSRFDCYTDYSYNESSPFNMVYGGADYIFTNRHYSDEIIALAIKSLIEKYGESYEFDTALMTVENYHQGKLYKIGREQIIGNDGVGGEIYRVLRKTSY from the coding sequence ATGGAACAGCAAACATTATTATCAGTCGGGCAGGTTGTTTATACGAATTTATATAATCATGGCTTGGGGGTGATCACTCAAATCCATGGAGAACAAAGACCCGATACAGTGACGAATCTATGTAATGTCATTGTGAGTGGAGGCAATGCAGAATTTGATATTGTATTTTACAATGGTGATAAATCGAATCGCTTACCAGAATCTATTTTAAGGGGGGGGATTCAGTGGGAAGTTAAAAATGAATTTGTTGATAATGAAACAATTGAATCACTAATTAAACAGTCAGAAAAATTTGAACAAACGGAAAAAGCCGAGGAAGAAAAAAAACAAACTGAATTTAATCAAGGTGTCGAATTTCAAAAAAACAATAATCAATATTCACACTTAACTCAGATAACTTCTAATTTAGACAATGAAGTAAAAATAGTCGGTAAAAATATCCGTGCTGAATTAAAAAAACATTTTCCAAACACTAAATTTTCGGTACGTAAACAATATTACAGTTCTTATTATGTGTCATGGACTGATGGCCCGACAGTGGATGAAGTCGACTCGATTGTCAAAAAATATAAAACGTCACGGTTCGATTGCTATACTGATTATTCTTACAATGAAAGCTCGCCATTTAATATGGTTTATGGCGGTGCTGATTATATTTTTACAAATCGTCATTACAGTGATGAAATAATCGCGTTGGCAATCAAATCACTGATTGAAAAGTATGGCGAGTCTTATGAATTTGATACTGCGTTAATGACCGTTGAAAATTACCATCAAGGGAAGTTATACAAAATTGGACGAGAACAAATTATTGGAAATGATGGGGTAGGCGGAGAAATATACCGTGTATTAAGAAAAACAAGTTATTAA
- a CDS encoding antirestriction protein — protein MTQQQNLAAQESNERNGKDETVITAIEVTKPQARLDFLFSKLRDKCIAFENAIFNWMDRNALAYNGGFWDFFKLSNGGFYMQPPKGYMITSPNGFMDDVTAQEAGIIVTLMMLSHFSFVTYEKGQQEDCERISAYFHQLRDFIFTLPPESQTKILNAID, from the coding sequence ATGACTCAACAACAAAACCTTGCAGCTCAAGAATCTAACGAAAGAAATGGAAAAGACGAAACTGTAATCACCGCTATTGAAGTGACTAAACCGCAAGCCCGATTAGATTTTTTATTCTCTAAATTGCGGGATAAATGTATTGCCTTTGAAAATGCCATTTTTAATTGGATGGACAGGAACGCGCTGGCGTATAACGGCGGGTTTTGGGATTTTTTTAAGTTGTCTAATGGCGGGTTTTATATGCAACCGCCAAAAGGTTATATGATCACTTCTCCAAATGGATTTATGGATGATGTAACCGCACAAGAAGCAGGGATCATTGTCACGTTAATGATGCTAAGTCATTTCTCATTTGTCACATATGAAAAAGGGCAACAAGAAGATTGTGAGCGTATTTCTGCTTATTTTCACCAATTACGCGATTTTATTTTCACATTACCCCCTGAATCACAAACAAAGATATTGAATGCGATTGATTAA
- a CDS encoding N-6 DNA methylase, whose protein sequence is MSQLSFFDVDLSQPAKTPSPIISGSPSKIDTNTDKTVEKATLTMASTKSKRDFYTEFIQLFNQTACYHGRVEVFRDFIHVAAISLENSVKQCPELEQTYFNVIARYERADLDAFAKLLALCVNALDHQATDFLGAVFMSLELGEGAWGQFFTPFHISQLMSDLIIGDCGAIIEQNGYISVCEPTCGAGGMVIACANSVLQQGFNPQMQMIAVCTDIDEVAARMCYVQLALLGIPAIVNIGNSLTLDVRQTLYTPMLMLNSFRFKSFLTA, encoded by the coding sequence ATGTCACAATTGAGTTTTTTTGATGTAGATTTAAGCCAACCCGCGAAAACACCCAGTCCTATCATCTCAGGCTCACCCAGTAAGATAGATACAAATACAGACAAAACAGTCGAAAAAGCAACCCTAACAATGGCTAGTACCAAGTCAAAGCGCGATTTTTACACCGAGTTTATTCAATTATTTAATCAAACCGCATGTTATCACGGTCGTGTAGAGGTGTTTCGGGATTTTATTCATGTTGCCGCGATTTCATTAGAAAACAGTGTGAAACAGTGCCCTGAATTGGAACAAACTTACTTTAACGTGATTGCGCGTTATGAAAGAGCTGATTTGGATGCGTTCGCGAAACTATTAGCCCTTTGTGTTAACGCCTTAGACCATCAAGCGACCGATTTTTTAGGCGCGGTGTTTATGTCACTTGAATTAGGCGAAGGGGCGTGGGGGCAATTTTTTACCCCATTTCATATCAGCCAGCTCATGAGTGATCTCATAATCGGGGATTGTGGGGCGATAATTGAACAAAATGGCTATATCAGTGTGTGCGAGCCTACGTGCGGCGCGGGCGGAATGGTAATTGCCTGTGCTAATTCTGTGTTGCAACAAGGTTTTAATCCGCAAATGCAAATGATCGCAGTGTGTACCGATATTGATGAGGTTGCCGCCCGAATGTGCTACGTCCAACTGGCATTATTGGGGATCCCTGCCATTGTCAATATTGGTAACAGTTTAACACTGGACGTTCGTCAAACGCTGTATACCCCGATGTTAATGTTAAATTCATTTCGCTTTAAATCCTTTTTAACAGCTTAA